One stretch of Deltaproteobacteria bacterium DNA includes these proteins:
- the speB gene encoding agmatinase, whose product MYDSFLDLEEEGGRTIHVWPVPYEGTASFARGTRLGPEAILKASYQIETYDHELGQDLSGRVRFETLPFLRPSAQGPDTVMDEMREVLSGFDPVKDFFLTLGGEHSIALPLVEFYHRAHSDLVVIQIDAHADLRAKYEGSPSSHACVMARVRDLGVPLVQIGIRSLCREEAETMARTPAEDLLCLFGWDLPSPDHAARRVGDFVGQRPVYISFDADGLDPSIMPGTGTPEPGGIGFSWMQAFWTRFLPERTLVGLDFCELAPELGPGVISESVAVKCILRILMTSLAGPIEPGRSESGL is encoded by the coding sequence ATGTACGACTCGTTTCTGGATCTTGAGGAAGAGGGAGGACGGACGATCCATGTCTGGCCAGTGCCCTACGAGGGTACGGCGAGCTTTGCTCGAGGGACCAGACTGGGGCCTGAGGCCATACTCAAGGCCAGTTACCAGATCGAAACCTACGATCATGAACTGGGTCAGGACCTTTCCGGCCGGGTCCGGTTTGAGACCCTGCCTTTTCTGCGGCCATCGGCCCAGGGTCCGGACACAGTCATGGACGAGATGCGCGAGGTTCTTTCCGGGTTTGACCCGGTCAAGGACTTCTTCCTGACCCTGGGGGGGGAACACAGCATCGCCCTGCCCCTGGTGGAGTTCTACCACCGGGCTCATTCGGATTTGGTCGTGATCCAGATCGATGCCCACGCCGATCTGCGGGCCAAGTACGAAGGCAGCCCCAGTTCCCACGCCTGTGTCATGGCTCGGGTCCGCGATCTTGGTGTGCCCCTGGTCCAGATCGGAATTCGCAGCCTGTGCCGGGAGGAGGCCGAGACCATGGCCAGGACTCCGGCAGAAGACCTGTTGTGTCTGTTCGGGTGGGATCTGCCAAGTCCGGACCATGCCGCCCGGCGGGTAGGCGATTTCGTGGGCCAAAGACCGGTCTATATCAGTTTCGACGCCGACGGATTGGACCCGTCGATCATGCCCGGGACCGGAACGCCCGAGCCTGGCGGCATAGGTTTTTCCTGGATGCAGGCCTTCTGGACCAGATTTCTTCCCGAGCGGACCCTGGTGGGGCTGGATTTTTGCGAACTGGCCCCGGAACTCGGCCCCGGCGTGATCTCCGAGTCGGTGGCCGTCAAGTGCATCCTGCGTATCCTCATGACTTCATTGGCTGGACCCATAGAGCCGGGCAGGTCTGAAAGCGGATTATGA
- a CDS encoding deoxyhypusine synthase, with amino-acid sequence MSTQKNRDIETLESPEDYGLSPLEPLDPDRIETFDDLLSAMSKTAFGGRNLGEALNVLEDMVRDPDCMVVGTFSGAMTVAKMGTLICKMIEKGWVNVVISTGALMAHGFIESIGLKHYKYEFGQMDDKALFKKGFNRVYDTLEPEQNFVQAEMVIHAVMERLSAESHLSSERICRIIGRYLSEKVEGRGILKSAFEQDVPVYIPAFTDSEMALDVATHIMRHLPETLRRNFDAETLPFQFNPFLDLFSYTRRICKAKTLGIFTIGGGVPRNWAQQVGPFVEILNQRLENIDLPCRRFKYGIRICPEPVHWGGLSGCTYQEGISWGKFMAPEEGGRFAEVHCDATIAWPMLFKGLEDRLARKA; translated from the coding sequence ATGAGTACCCAAAAAAATAGAGACATCGAAACCCTTGAGAGTCCGGAGGACTATGGCCTGAGTCCCTTGGAGCCTCTGGACCCTGACCGGATCGAGACCTTCGACGATCTTTTGTCGGCCATGTCCAAGACGGCCTTTGGAGGCCGGAACCTTGGCGAGGCTCTGAACGTGCTCGAAGACATGGTCCGGGACCCGGACTGTATGGTGGTCGGGACTTTTTCCGGGGCCATGACCGTGGCCAAGATGGGAACCTTGATCTGCAAGATGATCGAGAAGGGCTGGGTGAACGTGGTCATTTCCACCGGAGCCCTGATGGCCCACGGGTTCATCGAATCCATCGGACTCAAGCATTACAAGTACGAGTTTGGGCAGATGGACGACAAGGCATTGTTCAAGAAAGGCTTCAACCGGGTCTACGATACCCTGGAGCCTGAGCAGAACTTCGTCCAGGCCGAGATGGTCATTCATGCGGTCATGGAACGGCTCTCGGCCGAGTCACACCTGTCTTCGGAACGTATCTGCCGGATCATCGGCCGCTATCTGTCCGAGAAAGTTGAAGGCCGAGGTATCCTGAAAAGCGCTTTCGAACAAGACGTTCCAGTCTACATTCCGGCCTTCACTGATTCGGAGATGGCCCTTGACGTGGCCACGCACATCATGCGCCATCTTCCCGAGACCTTGCGCCGCAATTTCGATGCGGAAACCCTGCCCTTCCAATTCAACCCGTTTCTCGACCTGTTCAGCTACACCCGACGCATCTGCAAGGCCAAGACTTTGGGCATTTTCACTATTGGCGGGGGCGTGCCCCGCAATTGGGCCCAGCAGGTGGGCCCGTTCGTCGAAATCCTCAACCAGCGACTGGAGAACATCGATCTGCCTTGCAGGCGGTTCAAGTATGGTATCCGCATTTGCCCCGAGCCGGTTCACTGGGGAGGCCTGAGCGGCTGCACCTACCAGGAAGGGATTTCCTGGGGCAAATTCATGGCCCCGGAAGAAGGGGGCCGATTCGCTGAGGTCCATTGCGATGCGACCATCGCCTGGCCTATGCTTTTCAAGGGCTTGGAAGACAGATTGGCTCGTAAGGCGTGA